One region of Hymenobacter sediminicola genomic DNA includes:
- a CDS encoding ankyrin repeat domain-containing protein, whose translation MKTLLLVFALFLGFFTTSHAQTPTQKVYAAVVKNQPDVLESLLAGGADANAPVEMMPGFPTTFLILAAGNGQLELVKILVKHRAQVDKPDSFNATALMAASLQGSLEVVEFLLANGADPKAKDTDGKDVLSSAKEGGNKAVVKLIQDKAR comes from the coding sequence ATGAAAACACTTCTTCTCGTTTTTGCCTTATTTCTAGGTTTCTTCACTACCTCTCACGCCCAAACGCCTACGCAAAAAGTGTACGCAGCCGTTGTGAAGAACCAGCCGGATGTGCTGGAAAGCCTGCTGGCTGGTGGAGCCGACGCCAATGCGCCTGTAGAAATGATGCCCGGCTTCCCAACCACTTTTCTCATTCTGGCCGCCGGCAACGGACAGCTAGAGTTGGTCAAGATTCTGGTGAAGCATCGGGCCCAGGTTGATAAGCCCGATTCTTTCAACGCAACAGCCCTCATGGCGGCTTCGCTACAGGGCAGCTTGGAAGTGGTGGAATTCCTGCTGGCCAACGGCGCAGATCCGAAGGCCAAAGACACCGACGGAAAAGACGTGCTGTCCAGTGCCAAAGAAGGCGGCAACAAAGCCGTCGTCAAGCTCATTCAGGACAAAGCCCGGTAG
- a CDS encoding bile acid:sodium symporter family protein: MTPPAAQPLAPTPLPSPENRLLALLRRAGLLDWFLLGLLGAVGLAYLVPEAGSKASPIPWKVITTAGVALIFFFYGLRLSLEKLQAGLRNWKLHVMVQFITFVAFPVLALLARPLFEGGKGEQLWQSIFFLCTLPSTVSTSVVMVSIARGNLPAAIFNANISSLLGIVLTPLWTSLFLNTSADGGHLWGLAVSLVWQVILPVVAGVLLSRRFGRIAEQYKGALRISDQIVILLIVFTAFCESFAEGIFRSFAAQDILLLGLGMVALYFAIFGAVWGLSRVLGFSREDRITALFCGSKKSLVHGSVMASLLFPGMAATGLLLLPLMLYHALQIILASMMAQRMGQEAEVLPATPVA, translated from the coding sequence ATGACTCCGCCTGCTGCCCAGCCTCTTGCCCCAACCCCGCTACCCTCCCCCGAAAACCGCCTGCTGGCCCTGCTCCGTCGCGCTGGCCTCCTCGACTGGTTTCTGCTGGGGCTGCTGGGTGCGGTAGGGCTGGCCTATTTGGTGCCGGAGGCAGGCAGTAAAGCCAGCCCTATTCCCTGGAAGGTGATTACGACGGCCGGCGTGGCCCTCATCTTCTTTTTCTATGGTTTGCGGCTCAGCCTTGAGAAGCTGCAGGCGGGCCTGCGCAACTGGAAGCTGCACGTTATGGTCCAGTTCATTACGTTCGTCGCGTTTCCGGTGCTGGCATTATTAGCTAGGCCGCTATTCGAAGGAGGGAAGGGTGAGCAGCTGTGGCAGAGCATTTTCTTTCTGTGTACGCTACCCAGTACCGTTTCTACCTCGGTAGTAATGGTGAGCATTGCGCGTGGCAATCTGCCGGCAGCCATCTTCAATGCCAACATCAGCAGTTTGCTCGGCATTGTGCTCACGCCGCTCTGGACTAGTCTGTTTCTAAATACCTCGGCCGATGGCGGCCATCTATGGGGCTTGGCCGTTAGTTTGGTATGGCAGGTGATTCTGCCGGTGGTGGCGGGCGTGCTGCTCAGCCGCCGTTTCGGCCGCATTGCCGAGCAGTACAAAGGTGCCCTCCGCATCTCCGACCAGATAGTGATTCTGCTCATCGTTTTCACGGCGTTCTGCGAGTCATTTGCCGAAGGCATTTTCCGCAGCTTCGCGGCGCAAGACATCCTGTTGCTGGGCCTGGGTATGGTGGCGCTTTACTTTGCAATTTTTGGGGCAGTATGGGGACTGAGCCGGGTGCTGGGCTTCTCGCGCGAGGACCGGATTACGGCGCTGTTCTGTGGCTCCAAGAAGTCGTTGGTGCACGGGAGCGTCATGGCGAGCTTGCTGTTTCCAGGCATGGCCGCCACCGGGCTGCTGCTGCTACCACTTATGCTGTATCATGCCCTCCAGATTATTCTGGCCAGCATGATGGCCCAGCGCATGGGCCAGGAAGCGGAGGTGCTACCAGCCACGCCAGTGGCCTGA
- a CDS encoding MGH1-like glycoside hydrolase domain-containing protein, with the protein MTQEQVRLQESNAQSAHWKKFGPYLTERQWGTVREDYSPDGNAWDYITHDMARSKAYRWGEEGIGGISDDKQQLCFAVALWNGQDEMLKERLFGLTNGQGNHGEDVKEQYYYLDSTPTHSYMRMLYKYPQAKFPYQKLVRENARRTRQDAEYELLDTGIFNKSRYFDVYVEYAKAGPDDILIKLTVHNRGAQKARVQLLPQLWFRNTWSWDQHTPRPILRQSQPAAVHAEHPELGHYHLYCEEDGDEAPQLLFCENETNGARLYGLPAKGLYFKDGINNFIVEGQEDAINQEQTGTKVAARYQMSLPAGQARTVRLRLSQMWQDAPFAGFDELFFARQQEADEFYDCLQQTLPASPDVRNVQRQAFAGMLWSKQFYYYDVAKWLDGDPAMSKAPASRRQGRNSTWRHLYNADIISMPDKWEYPWYAAWDLAFHCIPLAMVDSEFAKQQLRLFTKDWYMHPNGQLPAYEWNLSDVNPPVHAWATWRVYQMDKKLHEGRGDLTFLEAMFHKLALNFAWWVNRKDKSERNIFEGGFLGLDNIGVFDRSAPLPTGGFIEQSDGTSWMAMFALNMMRMALELAKHNRVYQEMAGKFFEHFLYIADAMTRGGDGAFNLWDEEDGFYYDVLHTPDGVRTKLKVRSIVGLIPLFAVEVVEQDILDSLPEFTARATWLLQNRPYLAQLVSRWEEPGKGARHLLGLLRRPRLKKLLHRMLDETEFLSDYGIRAMSRYHLEHPYIFHTEEADFTVQYVPGEAESSMFGGNSNWRGPIWLPINYLIIESLQRYHFYYGDNFKIEYPTGSGVLLNLQQVAAALAGRLTSLVLKDADGRRPAFGANELLQTDPNFQDNLLFHEYFHGDTGTGLGASHQTGWTGLLVRLLQLRG; encoded by the coding sequence ATGACGCAGGAACAAGTACGCTTACAGGAAAGCAACGCGCAATCAGCTCACTGGAAGAAATTCGGGCCGTACCTCACCGAGCGGCAGTGGGGCACGGTGCGCGAAGACTACAGCCCCGACGGCAACGCCTGGGACTATATCACCCACGATATGGCCCGCAGCAAGGCCTACCGCTGGGGCGAGGAAGGCATCGGCGGTATCAGCGACGATAAGCAACAGCTGTGCTTTGCCGTGGCCCTCTGGAACGGGCAAGACGAAATGCTGAAGGAGCGCCTGTTCGGCCTCACTAACGGCCAAGGCAACCACGGCGAAGACGTGAAGGAGCAGTACTACTACCTCGACAGTACGCCCACGCACTCCTACATGCGCATGCTCTACAAGTATCCGCAGGCGAAGTTTCCGTATCAGAAGCTCGTGCGCGAAAATGCCCGCCGTACTCGTCAGGATGCTGAATATGAATTGCTGGATACCGGCATTTTCAACAAGAGCCGCTACTTCGATGTGTACGTGGAGTACGCCAAAGCCGGCCCCGACGATATTCTGATTAAGCTGACGGTACACAACCGGGGCGCGCAAAAGGCCCGCGTGCAGCTGCTGCCTCAGCTCTGGTTTCGCAACACTTGGAGCTGGGACCAGCACACTCCCCGTCCCATACTGCGCCAGTCGCAGCCCGCGGCGGTGCATGCCGAGCATCCGGAGCTGGGCCACTACCACCTGTATTGTGAAGAGGACGGAGATGAAGCGCCCCAGCTGCTTTTCTGCGAAAACGAGACCAACGGCGCCCGACTCTACGGGCTGCCGGCCAAAGGGCTCTACTTCAAGGATGGCATAAACAACTTCATCGTTGAGGGCCAGGAGGACGCCATCAACCAGGAACAGACCGGCACCAAAGTAGCGGCGCGCTACCAGATGAGCCTGCCGGCCGGGCAGGCGCGTACCGTGCGGCTGCGCCTGAGCCAGATGTGGCAGGATGCTCCTTTTGCTGGTTTCGACGAGCTGTTTTTTGCCCGCCAGCAGGAGGCCGATGAGTTCTACGACTGCCTCCAGCAAACCCTGCCCGCCAGCCCCGATGTACGCAATGTGCAGCGCCAGGCGTTTGCGGGCATGCTGTGGAGCAAGCAATTCTACTACTACGACGTGGCGAAGTGGCTCGATGGAGACCCTGCCATGAGCAAGGCCCCGGCCAGCCGCCGCCAAGGGCGCAATAGCACCTGGCGCCACCTCTACAACGCCGACATCATCTCGATGCCGGACAAGTGGGAGTATCCGTGGTATGCCGCCTGGGACCTGGCTTTCCACTGCATACCGCTGGCCATGGTCGACTCGGAGTTTGCCAAACAGCAGTTGCGCCTGTTCACCAAAGACTGGTACATGCACCCGAACGGCCAGCTGCCTGCCTACGAGTGGAACCTGAGCGACGTAAACCCGCCGGTACATGCCTGGGCTACGTGGCGCGTGTACCAGATGGACAAGAAGCTGCACGAGGGCCGCGGCGACCTTACGTTTTTGGAAGCCATGTTCCATAAGCTGGCCCTGAACTTTGCGTGGTGGGTCAACCGCAAGGATAAAAGTGAGCGGAATATCTTCGAGGGCGGTTTTCTGGGGCTCGACAACATCGGAGTGTTCGACCGGAGTGCGCCGCTGCCTACCGGCGGCTTCATCGAGCAGAGCGACGGCACGAGCTGGATGGCCATGTTTGCCCTAAACATGATGCGTATGGCCCTGGAGCTGGCCAAGCATAACCGGGTGTACCAGGAAATGGCCGGCAAGTTCTTTGAGCATTTCCTCTACATCGCCGATGCCATGACCCGCGGCGGCGACGGGGCCTTCAACCTCTGGGACGAAGAGGATGGTTTTTATTATGATGTGCTGCACACCCCCGACGGGGTGCGAACCAAGCTCAAAGTAAGGTCTATTGTAGGCCTGATTCCGCTGTTTGCAGTGGAGGTGGTAGAGCAAGATATCCTGGACTCCCTCCCCGAATTTACGGCCCGAGCGACCTGGCTGCTGCAAAACCGGCCGTATCTGGCCCAGCTGGTGAGCCGTTGGGAAGAGCCTGGCAAAGGGGCGCGCCACCTGCTGGGGCTGTTGCGCCGCCCACGCCTCAAAAAGCTGCTGCACCGCATGCTCGACGAAACAGAATTTTTGTCGGATTACGGGATTCGGGCCATGTCGCGCTACCACCTGGAGCACCCGTACATCTTCCATACCGAGGAGGCGGACTTCACGGTGCAGTATGTGCCAGGCGAGGCCGAAAGCAGCATGTTTGGAGGCAACAGCAACTGGCGCGGCCCCATCTGGCTACCTATTAATTACCTCATTATCGAGTCGTTGCAGCGCTACCACTTCTACTACGGCGACAACTTCAAGATTGAGTATCCTACTGGCTCTGGGGTATTGCTCAATTTGCAGCAAGTGGCAGCAGCTCTGGCGGGCCGCCTCACCAGTTTGGTGCTTAAAGATGCTGATGGTCGCCGGCCGGCTTTCGGCGCAAACGAGCTGCTGCAGACGGACCCGAACTTCCAGGACAATCTGCTCTTCCACGAGTACTTCCACGGCGACACCGGTACCGGCCTTGGAGCCAGCCACCAAACCGGCTGGACTGGCCTGCTGGTGCGGTTGCTGCAGCTGCGGGGGTAG
- a CDS encoding M1 family aminopeptidase: protein MRNFFFVPLSLFFAATAAAQQPTPSQPGATAYRATTRKVNALVHTKLDLRFDYAKRYAYGQEWLTIKPVAYATDSLRLDAQGMDITSVGLVVGQQTKPLKFSYNQQQLLVRLGRQVPAGEAYTVYIEYTAKPEELQVLGSKIISDGKGLHFINPDSAVPGKPVQIWTQGETQANSAWFPTIDSPNQKTTSEISLTVPSKYVTLSNGALVSQTPAGPSLRRDTWKMDQPHAPYLFMLAIGDFRITKDTWRGKEVSYYMEPHYTNQARAVFGKTPRMLEFFSQRLGVAYPWNKYAQVVVREYPAGAMENTTASLFGEQAQGTARELLDWEYAGVEREIAHELFHHWFGDYVTAESWSNLTVNESFANFSEVLWAEHEYGPDAGAAQADRSLRNYLRDPSNHLKPLARYQYTDKEELFDGVSYQKGGSILNMLRSYLGEEVFFQGLKEYLTQQAFGTGEPHQLRLALENASGQDLNWFFNQWYYRAGHPVVTIDYQWDAANKRQAVMVKQTQPGEPFVLPLAVDIYRNGRAQRYQATVRHAVDTLYFPAAARPELVNVDAQKVLVWQKKDNKPMAEYAYQYRHAPQYLDRREALAAAQAQLIDPLAQKTLVAGLADKSPALRSMAVELLNLKNDTLRKAATPVLARLAASDSSVVVRAAALTALGKLKNKRYTKLFGKALESQSYQVQGAALQALLPLNPKLALARATAFEADNKGALTVALVTVYGQVGDLSHWPLVLAKFDAADPNGRFNMLAGMADLMGRLDDVTALTQGVTRVKTMAVQYKAFGVAKPLIGLLQELQQRQATRANSAQVATLVAQAVAEIEAAK from the coding sequence ATGCGAAACTTCTTCTTTGTACCACTGAGCTTATTTTTTGCTGCTACGGCTGCGGCTCAACAGCCAACTCCCTCACAGCCAGGTGCCACAGCCTACCGCGCCACTACCCGGAAAGTCAACGCTCTGGTGCATACCAAGCTGGATCTGCGCTTCGACTATGCCAAGCGGTATGCCTACGGCCAGGAATGGCTGACAATTAAGCCAGTAGCCTACGCCACCGACTCGTTGCGGCTGGATGCCCAGGGCATGGACATTACATCGGTAGGCTTAGTGGTAGGCCAGCAGACGAAGCCCCTGAAATTCAGCTACAACCAACAGCAGCTATTGGTGCGGTTGGGCCGTCAGGTGCCAGCGGGGGAGGCCTACACGGTCTACATTGAATACACCGCCAAGCCGGAGGAACTACAGGTGCTGGGCAGCAAAATTATTTCCGATGGCAAAGGATTACACTTTATCAACCCTGATAGTGCCGTGCCCGGCAAACCCGTGCAGATCTGGACGCAGGGCGAGACCCAGGCCAACTCGGCTTGGTTCCCGACCATTGATAGTCCCAATCAGAAAACCACCTCGGAAATCAGCCTGACGGTGCCCAGCAAATACGTGACGCTCAGCAACGGAGCCCTTGTGAGCCAGACACCGGCCGGCCCCAGCCTGCGGCGCGACACCTGGAAGATGGACCAGCCCCACGCGCCGTACCTATTTATGCTGGCCATCGGCGACTTCCGGATTACGAAGGATACGTGGCGCGGCAAGGAGGTCAGCTACTACATGGAGCCCCACTACACGAATCAGGCTCGCGCCGTTTTCGGGAAGACGCCGCGCATGCTGGAGTTTTTCTCGCAACGCCTTGGCGTGGCGTATCCGTGGAATAAATACGCGCAGGTGGTCGTGCGGGAATACCCGGCCGGGGCCATGGAAAACACCACGGCTTCCTTGTTTGGGGAGCAGGCCCAGGGCACTGCCCGCGAGCTGCTGGATTGGGAGTATGCCGGGGTGGAGCGCGAAATTGCCCATGAGTTGTTCCACCATTGGTTCGGGGACTACGTGACGGCCGAAAGCTGGAGCAACCTGACCGTGAACGAGTCGTTTGCCAATTTCAGCGAGGTGCTGTGGGCCGAGCACGAATATGGCCCCGATGCCGGCGCCGCGCAGGCCGACCGTAGCCTCCGCAACTACCTCCGCGACCCATCCAACCACCTCAAACCGCTGGCGCGCTACCAGTACACCGACAAAGAGGAACTGTTTGATGGGGTGAGCTACCAGAAAGGCGGCAGCATCCTGAACATGCTGCGCAGCTACCTTGGCGAGGAGGTTTTTTTCCAGGGTCTGAAAGAATACCTCACGCAGCAGGCTTTCGGGACGGGCGAGCCGCATCAACTGCGGCTGGCCCTGGAAAACGCTTCCGGCCAGGATCTGAACTGGTTTTTCAATCAATGGTACTACCGCGCCGGCCACCCCGTCGTCACGATTGACTACCAGTGGGATGCAGCCAACAAGAGGCAGGCTGTGATGGTGAAGCAAACTCAGCCGGGCGAGCCATTCGTGCTGCCGCTTGCGGTAGATATCTACCGCAACGGCCGCGCCCAGCGCTACCAAGCCACGGTGCGCCATGCCGTCGATACGCTTTACTTCCCGGCCGCTGCCCGGCCCGAGCTGGTGAATGTAGACGCCCAAAAGGTGCTGGTGTGGCAGAAGAAAGACAACAAGCCGATGGCCGAATACGCCTACCAATATCGGCATGCCCCCCAGTATCTCGACCGGCGCGAAGCTCTTGCCGCCGCCCAAGCCCAGCTCATCGACCCGCTGGCCCAGAAAACTTTGGTGGCAGGCCTGGCGGACAAGTCGCCGGCGCTACGCAGTATGGCGGTAGAGCTGCTCAACCTCAAAAACGATACGCTACGCAAAGCCGCAACGCCCGTGCTGGCCCGCCTCGCCGCCTCCGATTCGTCGGTGGTAGTGCGGGCGGCGGCCCTTACGGCGCTGGGCAAGCTCAAAAACAAGCGGTATACCAAGCTGTTCGGCAAAGCCCTGGAAAGCCAGTCGTATCAGGTGCAGGGTGCGGCGCTGCAGGCATTGTTGCCGCTGAATCCGAAGCTGGCTTTGGCCCGTGCCACGGCGTTTGAAGCGGATAACAAAGGCGCCCTCACGGTAGCCCTGGTTACGGTGTATGGTCAGGTCGGCGACCTGTCGCACTGGCCTTTGGTGCTTGCCAAGTTTGATGCTGCTGACCCCAATGGCCGCTTCAATATGCTCGCCGGTATGGCCGACCTTATGGGCCGATTGGACGACGTAACTGCCCTGACCCAGGGTGTCACGCGCGTGAAGACCATGGCCGTGCAATACAAGGCGTTTGGGGTAGCAAAACCGCTGATTGGGCTGCTGCAGGAGTTGCAACAGCGTCAGGCCACTCGCGCCAACTCGGCCCAGGTTGCCACGCTAGTAGCGCAGGCCGTAGCGGAAATTGAGGCCGCCAAATAG
- a CDS encoding efflux RND transporter periplasmic adaptor subunit, which yields MGVQSYYIVIAAALLSSILHSSAEWARPTSLPQARQPANGPSGASTVSVQGVVEAQQTIPLTVAAHGWVRQIFFVEGEYVRKRQVLLRLYHNDLYSSNFNRQYLLAPQAGFVVRKNVEVGRHVSAGASVAYLQDVAQVKICLLLPPQLAQHLRVCDPVPVSIAELPARSFTGVVESIVTPSASGSRHRVTVLVRNSGSPLIRPRMHATVRLPAQPAPAMARR from the coding sequence ATGGGCGTACAGAGTTACTACATAGTCATTGCCGCTGCCCTGCTGAGCAGTATACTCCACTCCTCTGCCGAGTGGGCGCGGCCAACCTCCCTGCCTCAGGCGCGGCAGCCTGCCAACGGTCCTTCCGGGGCCAGCACAGTATCGGTTCAGGGAGTGGTAGAAGCCCAACAGACGATACCGCTGACTGTGGCGGCGCACGGGTGGGTGCGCCAGATTTTCTTCGTGGAAGGTGAGTACGTCCGGAAGCGGCAGGTGCTGCTTCGGCTATACCACAACGACCTGTACTCTAGCAACTTCAACCGCCAGTATCTACTGGCTCCGCAGGCCGGGTTTGTGGTGAGAAAAAACGTGGAGGTGGGCCGCCATGTCTCGGCAGGGGCCAGTGTTGCTTACCTGCAGGATGTTGCCCAGGTGAAGATATGCTTGCTGTTGCCGCCGCAGTTGGCCCAGCATTTAAGAGTATGCGACCCGGTTCCGGTAAGCATTGCGGAACTACCGGCGCGGTCATTTACCGGTGTAGTCGAGAGCATCGTGACGCCTTCCGCATCCGGCTCTAGGCATCGTGTCACGGTGCTGGTGCGCAATAGCGGCTCGCCTCTGATCAGGCCCCGGATGCACGCTACTGTCCGGTTGCCGGCCCAGCCGGCACCAGCTATGGCCCGGCGCTAA
- a CDS encoding PepSY-associated TM helix domain-containing protein yields MKIFFRNIHLYLSLVSGLIIAVVCFTGGVLVFEKELEQAWHPERYQVAPASTPRLPLAQLTEAVRAYKPQATITGLKVYADPARTVEFSLAGAPGGPGGEQKGEDRKEGRPEGADRASEGRGGERGGENSKAEKGEGRGGKEAGKGGKGGGGEGGRGPTVFVNPYTAAVTGELNYRETFFFTMMALHRGMVGGPVGKLVVGVSTVMFLFIIGTGIVLWWPASRKVVKQRLQVKWSGGWKRLNHDLHIVLGFYSALLLFVFAFTGLAWSFEWFNKGIYAVTNSPMERPEPPVSALPAGTAAVLPATPEATPSTDDAVVAAPSAPALSADAVLVQARKIAPAAVYYALQLPKDATGSIRVATLRPNAVYENATDEVYLDQYSGSVLKSQTYEQRNLGQRVRGMFKPVHTGSIFGWPSKIVSLIVCLLGVTFPITGTIMWLNRLKKAKKKQRKLATAA; encoded by the coding sequence ATGAAAATCTTCTTCCGCAACATTCACCTCTACCTCAGCCTGGTTTCGGGGCTCATCATTGCCGTGGTGTGCTTCACGGGCGGCGTGTTGGTCTTTGAAAAGGAGCTTGAGCAGGCCTGGCACCCGGAGCGCTACCAGGTAGCGCCCGCCTCTACTCCGCGCCTGCCACTAGCCCAGCTGACCGAAGCTGTCCGCGCCTACAAGCCACAAGCCACCATTACCGGCCTGAAAGTATATGCCGATCCGGCCCGCACCGTGGAATTCAGTCTGGCTGGTGCACCCGGCGGCCCTGGCGGCGAGCAGAAAGGCGAAGACCGAAAAGAGGGACGGCCGGAAGGAGCGGACCGCGCTTCCGAAGGCCGCGGAGGTGAGCGGGGCGGCGAAAACAGCAAGGCTGAAAAAGGCGAAGGCCGAGGAGGCAAAGAAGCCGGCAAGGGTGGCAAAGGGGGTGGCGGAGAAGGCGGCCGTGGCCCCACGGTATTTGTGAACCCCTACACCGCCGCCGTTACGGGCGAGCTTAACTACCGCGAAACGTTCTTCTTTACGATGATGGCCCTGCACCGCGGCATGGTGGGCGGCCCAGTTGGCAAACTGGTGGTGGGTGTTAGCACGGTGATGTTCCTGTTCATCATCGGAACAGGTATTGTGCTGTGGTGGCCGGCTTCGCGCAAGGTGGTGAAGCAGCGGCTGCAGGTGAAATGGAGCGGCGGCTGGAAGCGCCTCAACCACGACCTGCACATTGTGTTGGGCTTCTACTCGGCTTTGCTGCTGTTTGTGTTTGCCTTTACGGGCCTGGCGTGGTCGTTTGAGTGGTTCAACAAAGGCATCTACGCCGTCACCAACTCCCCGATGGAGCGCCCTGAGCCACCGGTTTCGGCACTGCCCGCCGGCACCGCAGCAGTACTCCCCGCAACCCCTGAGGCTACTCCTTCCACCGATGACGCGGTGGTAGCTGCTCCATCAGCTCCGGCCCTATCGGCAGATGCGGTGCTGGTCCAGGCCCGGAAAATAGCTCCAGCGGCCGTATACTATGCGTTGCAGCTTCCTAAAGACGCCACCGGCAGCATTCGGGTAGCTACACTGCGGCCCAATGCAGTGTATGAGAATGCCACCGATGAGGTATACCTCGACCAGTATTCGGGCAGCGTACTCAAGTCGCAGACCTACGAGCAGCGCAACCTGGGCCAGCGCGTGCGCGGTATGTTTAAGCCGGTGCACACGGGCTCCATTTTCGGCTGGCCTTCCAAAATCGTGAGCCTCATCGTCTGCCTGCTGGGCGTCACATTCCCCATCACGGGCACCATTATGTGGCTTAACCGCCTGAAAAAGGCCAAAAAGAAGCAGCGCAAACTGGCTACAGCGGCGTAG